The sequence CGTCCCAGATCGCTTATAATGAATACTTGTGAGGAGTCTTTAGGATAAACCAACCTCTGGCGGCCTATCCTGCATGAAATCCATCTCAAGCAGCGTCCCAGTCGCCGGTACCGGCCGCCGCTGAACCCGGGAGCAGATGCGGAGCGGCCAACGAACATTAAAGGCACCTCCAACCTCTTCCtgtgtttttccttctctcCGCCAAGTCCCTGTAGTTTGGTAACGAAAGTGACATGTCTGCACACGGGACATATAATGGTATCTCTGGTGATAACTCCGTCTCTGTTTGAGCTCACAAAAGTCCCGACCAGGCAGTCATGGCAAAACGAGTGTCCGCAACTCAGCGTGCGAGCCGAGTCTGAAAAACTCTCATAGCAGACTGGACAGTCCGCGTTGTACGCTTCC comes from Hemibagrus wyckioides isolate EC202008001 linkage group LG02, SWU_Hwy_1.0, whole genome shotgun sequence and encodes:
- the LOC131368025 gene encoding RING finger protein 222, translated to MMDEEAYNADCPVCYESFSDSARTLSCGHSFCHDCLVGTFVSSNRDGVITRDTIICPVCRHVTFVTKLQGLGGEKEKHRKRLEVPLMFVGRSASAPGFSGGRYRRLGRCLRWISCRIGRQRLVYPKDSSQVFIISDLGRPLTEEDVIDVGTSVVIHENSTEHGCICTASHCLLVLLIIFTLLALIAATLPWVFLA